ATGCCGGTTTTCGCTCCGCGGGGTTGATTAGTCGCGTTGCCGAGGTCTGAGCGACGTTGTCGCGCACCTTCGCGGTCGGGTAGAGATGAGCGACAGTGTCGCTCGTAGCGTGGCAACACCGCACTATGGTTCGGCAGGGCGAACCACCTCTCCGGCCGATTAGCGGGCTGCCACCAAACGTTCCACCTCGCGCAGATCGTAGGGCGCCCGCAGTCCGAGAATCAGGTGCTCGGCTGTCCTGCGGATGTATCTGGGCGCCGACCTTCATCACGGATGTCTACACCTCCTGGCCTGCGGGGATCACAGGTAATTGACAGTCAACAGTCAGTTACGTCTAATTTCACTACTAGCGTGGCGATTCTCGTCGCGTCCCGGAGGAGCGGTGCATGCGGCTGAGTGAGACCTCGACGGAAAGATCGAGGATCGCCCGCTTCATTCGTGTGATGTCGGTGCCGATCCTGCTCGGCTGGCTGGTGCTGACCGTTGCCACGAACACGCTCCTGCCGTCATTGGAGAAGGTCGGTGCGGATCAAACGGTCTCGATGAATCCGACTGCTGCACCGTCCTATATCTCGATGAAACGCATCGGCCAGAACTTCGAGGAGTTTGAATCCGACAGCAGCGCAATGATCGTTCTGGAGAGCGACCTTCCGCTCGGCGCCGAAGCGCACCGCTACTACGACCGCCTGATCGACAGAGTGCAGGCCGACGACGCTCACGTCGAACACGTCGAGGACTTCTGGGGTGACCCGCTGACGGCGGCCGGAGCGCAGAGCAATGACGGCAAGTCCGCATTCGTGCAGATCTATCTCCGTGGTGATCAGGGCGAAAGCCTCGCCAACGAGTCCCTCGAAGCCGTCCGCGGGATCGTGGACTCGGCGCCGCCTCCGCCGGGGCTGAATGTCTACGTCACGGGAAGCGCCGCGCTGTGGGCTGACCAGCAACACGCGGGCGACAACAGCATCCTGATGGTCACGATGATCACCTTCGTCGTGATCATCGTCATGTTGCTGCTGGTGTATCGATCGATCCGCACGGTCATCATGGTGATACTGATGGTCTTCGTCGTGCTCGGGGTTTCCCGCGGCGCCGTGGCCTTTCTCGGTTATCACGAGATCATCGGGCTGTCGACCTTCGCTGTGCAGCTGCTGACCCTACTGGTGATTGCGGCGGCCACCGACTACGCGATCTTCCTGATCGGCCGTTACCAGGAAGCGCGCGGCGCCGGTGAGGACCGGGAGTCCGCCTACTACACGATGTTTCACGGGACGGCCCATGTCGTGCTCGGGTCCGGTCTGACGATCGCTGGTGCGATGCTGTGCCTGAGCTTCACCAAGCTGCCGTACTTCCAGACCTTGGGAGTGCCGTGCGCGGTGGGCACGCTCGTCGCCGTTGCTGCCGCCCTCACCTTGGGTCCTGCGGTGGTTGCGATCGGTAGCCGTTTCGGACTCTTTGAACCCAAACGCAGCATCAAGTCCCGCGGGTGGCGCCGTCTCGGCACCGTCGTGGTGCGGTGGCCAGGCCCCGTCCTCGTCGCGACATTGGCGCTGGCTCTGGTGGGTCTGCTGACGCTGCCCGGTTACAAGTCGAGCTATAACGACCGCGTGTATCTGCCCGCCGATATTCCCGCGAACGTCGGCTATTCCGCGGCGGAGCGCCATTTCGGCGTCGCGCGGATGAACCCGGAACTGCTGATGGTGGAAAGCGATCACGATCTGCGCAACTCGGCCGATTTCCTGGTCATCGACAAGATCGCCAAGGCGATCTTCCGCGTCCCCGGGATCGCGCGTGTCCAGGCGATCACGCGACCCGACGGCAAGCCGATCGAGCACACGTCGATTCCGTTTCTGATCGGCATGCAGGGCACCACCCAGCAGATGAACGAGAAATATCTGCAGGACCGGATGGCCGACATGCTGGTGCAGGCCGACGAGATGAACACGACCATCGCAACGATGGAGAAGATGTCGTCGCTGACCGCGGAGATGGCGGCGACTACCCATTCGATGGTGGGCAAGATCAAGGACATGACGGTCGATATCGCCGAATTGCGGGACAATATCGCCAATTTCGACGATTTCTTCCGACCGTTGCGCAACTACTTCTACTGGGAACCGAAGTGCTTCAACATCCCGGTCTGCTGGGCCTTGAGGTCGATCTTCGACACCCTCGACGGCGTCGACACGATGACCGACGACATCCAGCAACTGCTGCCGGACATGGAGCGCCTCGATCAGCTGATGCCGCAGATGGTGACCCTGATGCCGCCGATGATCCAGACGATGAAGACCATGCGGTCCATGATGCTGACCATGTATGCCACGCAGAAGGGCATGCAGGATCAAATGTCGGCGATGCAGGACAACTCGGGCGCGATGGGCGAAGCGTTCGATCAATCGATGAACGACGACTCGTTCTACCTGCCACCGGAAGTGTTCGACAACGCCGACTTCAAGAAGGGGATGGAGAACTTCATCTCGCCGGACGGCAAGTCGGTGCGCTTCATCATCGAGCATGAGGGCGATCCGGCAACCAATGAGGGAATCGCGCGCATCGATCCGCTGCGAACCGCCGTGAAAGAAGCCATCAAGGGAACCCCACTTGAGGGCTCGACGATCTATCTGTCCGGCAGCGCTGCAACGTTCAAGGACATGAAGGACGGCAACACCTACGACCTGCTGATCGCCGGGATCGCAGCGGTGGCATTGATTTTCGCCATCATGCTGATGATCACGCGCAGCGCGGTTGCATCCGCGGTCATCGTCGGTACGGTGTTGATTTCGCTGGGTGCCTCGTTCGGGCTCTCAGTTCTGCTTTGGCAGTACATCCTCGGCATCGAACTGCATTGGATGGTGTTGGCGATGTCGGTCATCATCCTGCTCGCGGTCGGGTCGGATTACAACCTCCTGCTGGTCTCCCGATTCAAGGAGGAGCTTCATCACGGGCTGAACACCGGCATCATCCGCGCGATGGCAGGAACCGGGTCTGTGGTGACCTCGGCGGGACTGGTGTTCGCCTTCACGATGGCGACCTTTGCGGTCAGTCCGATGATTGTCATGGGCCAGACCGGCACCGCCATCGCGCTCGGATTGTTGTTCGACACGCTGGTGGTCCGGTCGTTCATGACTCCATCGATCGCCGCACTGCTGGGCCGATGGTTCTGGTGGCCTCAGGTCATCCGGACGGAGGCATCCCAGCGGCGACTGAATGCCAAGGGGATCGGTGCGTCACGCTGAGGCCGCGAGCGCTTTCTTGTCCTCGTCGGCGAATGCGTCCTCCAGTTGAACCGGCGAGTAGTCGACGTCGATTTCGGCCAGTGGTCGGCCGCGGGCACTGCCGATGGTTCCGAGCCGCCGCATCCCCTTGTCGGTGGCGTACGCCGTGAACTCGTCCATGGTGAAGTTGAACGGGATCTCGTCGTAGAGGGCAAACGCATCGTCGGTGTTGCGCAGGGCCAATGGAATGAGCTCTGCCATCTGTTTCTCGAAGACATCCCAATTGGCATCGTCGGCAGCGACGTGGCGCCGGCATGTGAAGGTGCCCCACGCCATGTGACGACGCTCGTCGTCCCCGATGCGCCTCACCAATTCCTGCATGCCGGGCAGAATGCCGTTGTCCACGCAGATGCGGTGCCACGCGTAGTACCCCGTGAGCGCCATCATTCCCTCGATGACGTGGTTGTACGTCGCCGATGCCCTGACCTGAGCGGCAGGCGAAGGATCAGTTGCCAGTGCGTTGAGTGACTTCGGCAGCTCCTCGTAGAACATCTGGCGGTAGGACGGCAGATCGTCCAGATAATGCTGCAGGTCATCGGTCAGGCCGACCGCGTCGAGCCACATCCGAAAGACCTGGGTGTGTTTCGCCTCTTCGAACGCGAACTGGGTCAAGTACATCTCGTCGCCGAGGCGCCCTTCGGCGCGCATGGCGGCCATGAATGGCTGAATGTCCTGGGTCACCGCCTCCTCGCCGGCGATGAACTGCGCGCACAGTCGGGTCGCCCAGTCCCGTTCGAGCTCCGACATGGCTTCCCAGTCGGCCCGGTCGCGGGAGAAATCGATAGCGGCCGGATCCCAGAATTTGGCGTTACCGCCGGCGAAGAGCTTCAAGGGAAGGCTGTCCCAGTTGAGGCCGCCCGCGGCGAGTGAATCAGAGTGGTTCCTGTCCATGACCCCGACTCTAGTGTGACTGCTGTCACAGTCAATGGGAGGTGGAGCGTGCCCGCCATCTGCGGTAGCCGTGGTGGGTGGCGAACGCGCCGACGACGGCCGTTAGGCACCAGATCGCGACCGCGACGTACGCCAACGGTGAATTCAGATCGCCGATCGAGGCGCCCAGCGCCGTGTACACGAACGCCCGCGGCACCGACCCGATGAAGGCGCCAACGGCCATCTGCCACAGCGGCACTCCGAATGCGCCGAACGCGTAGGACGCGAGTGCGTCGGACACCCCCGGGACAAAGCGCTGCCCCACGACCGCCCACAATCCGCGCCGCTCGATCAGACTGTCCAGCCGATCGGCCCGTGCGGTGCCGAGCAGTTCGCGTGCGCTGGCGCGGCCGGCGCGACGGCCGATCAGGCTCGCGATGATCGCCGTCCCTACGGTCGCCCCCAGCGTCACGGCCAGGCCGACTACGGGCCCGAACAACACGCCGCTGCCCGCCGCCAGGATCGGCCCCGGTACGAACACGGCTCCAAGCAGAGCGGACGCCACGACGTAGGCGACGGGGGCGGCTGGACCCGTGGCGGCGACGACGTTGCGAACCGCTTCGACGTCGATCACCCTGACGATCGCCACGAGATAGAACAACCCGAGTAGGAACGCCACCACAACGGCAAGGCGCACGATGTGGCGCCGCCGCGAGGCGGGCGGTGGTTCCTCGATATCGGACATGTTGACTGCGATTGTGCCCGCTGATGTCCTATCGACGCCCTTTGAGGGCGGGCAGCACCTCGTCGGTCAGAAGTTGGACCGACTTCCATGCCTCCTCGATCGGCATGGCGCCGACGAGCGGGTGCAGCACCACATGATCGTGCGGATTCTCTTTCACGTCGGCGACCAACTGCTCGGGCGACATGAAGCGATACCGTCCGGCGGCTTTGACGTCGTCAAGGGTCTCGATCTTCTCCGTGCCATGCATGAACGAATGCACCTCACCGCCACCCCAGCCCGAGTAGACGCCCGCCTCCCATAGGTAGTGCTCGCCGAGTTCGGCCCACGCTCGGTCCGGGTCCTCGTGCAGGAAGACCATCCCGCGGCTGCGGGGCGGCGGCATGACGACGATCGGCGTGTGTCCTGCCTCGGCGCACAGTTCGCGGTAGTAGTCGGCGAGTTCGGGGAGGTGGCTGGGCAGGTTGAGCGGCAGACCGTGTCTGGCCGCCCGCCGGGCGGTCGCGCGCACACTGCCGCCGACGAACACCGTCGGATGGGGGCGTGTCAGCGGGCCGGGGGTGAAGTCCGGTGACGACCACAGTGACATCAGCGTGTCGAGCAGGTCGTCCATCAGGCGGCCGCGTTTGTCGAATGGCGTTCCGAACAACTCGTATTCGACGGGCCGGTATCCCATTCCGATTGTGACGATCAACCGTCCGCCACCGATCGTGTCGGCCATGGCGATGTCTTCGGCGAGCCGTACCGGGTGCCACAGGGGTCCCAGCGTGCAGTCGACGCTGGCGACGACGCGTTCGGTGCGCGATAGCAGGATTGCGGCGGTCATGACGGGATTGCAGCTCCAGCCGTGCCCGCTCTGATGGTGTTCGTCGAAGCTGACGGCGCTCACACCGCGTGTTTCCGACCAGGAACTGAGTTCCATCGCGGCCTGTATGCGGTCGCGGCGTGCGGCCGGGTCGTCCTGTGGCGCGGCGAAATTGAACCGCAGGATCGCCATCGTCATTGGAACGCCTCGTTCACTGGCTGGTGGACGCACCGTCGACGATGAACAGCGCCCCGCTGGTGTAGGAACTCTGCTCCGTGCACAGAAAGGCAATCGTCCCGGCGATCTCGGCTGGTGTACCCAAGCGGCCCAGCGGGATTCGGGCGAGCTCGGCGTCGATGATCTCCGGCACCGTCTGGGCGAGCTCGGTCATCGGGGTGTCGATCACGCCGGGCACCACCGCGTTGACCCGGATGCCGCGCGGCGCCCACTTCACGGCGAGGTTGTGCGTGAGGCTCGCGATGCCGGCCTTGGCGGCACCGTAGCCGGGCACCATGGTCACCGCCCGCAGCGCCGACAACGACGACAGGAACACGACGCTCGCACCGCCAGACGCGGCCAGCGCTTTGCGCAGCCCGACGGTCAGGCGGTAGGGCGCGGTGAGGTTGAGCGCCACGGACGCCTCGAAGCCGTCGGGTTCGGCCTCATTGAGTCCGCCGGGAAAGTTGGCTCCGGCGTTGTTGACGAGCACATCGAGTGTGCTTGTCGCCGAAACCAACTGGTCGATCGAGTCCGTGTCGGTGAGGATGAGCTGCCGGTAGGTCATGCCGGTGAGGTCGGTGTCGTAGTCGCCGGGCCCGGCCTTGGTGCCGGTGATGGTCACCGTGGCGCCTGCGTCGCGGAACAGCGTCGCCGTGGCGTGGCCGATCCCGCTCGTGCCGCCGGTGATCAGTGCCTTCGTCCCGGTGAAGTCGAACGTAGCGCGCGCGGTCAAGAGTAGTCTCCGATTTTCTTGGTCAGCCAAGCGGATTCCCAGAAGTTGGTGCTGGCGGCGAGCAGGTCCTCATGTGCGGCCTTGAGCACGGCGCGTGCGCGCGTGTGTGGCGGGTCGGCATGAACGACGGCCTCGGCGAGATGGATCGCATGCACCGGATGGCCCGCCGCGAGCCGCTCTTCGGCCCGCGCCACGACCCGCTCGGCGCCGGCGAGGTCGACAAGGTCGACGCTGAGCTCGTCAGGTCCGATGTCGTAAAGCTCTGTGGTCGAACGGTGATGGAACCACCCGGAGTAGTTCTCCCAGATAGCCCGCACGTCCCAGGCCACCTTTCCGTAGCCCTGGCCGACCTCTAGTTCGGCGGGCAGCGTGATCTCCCGCATCAGGGTGTAGACGTCCTTACCCGTATTCATGCCCTCCACCGTCCGGTCGTGGAGGTAAGCGATCGCGTCGCGTAGGCGGGTCAGCTCGGCGTGGATGAGATCGGCGCCGCGGATCGGCTCGAAGTGTCCGGTGATCAGGACTTCCGGCCGAAGCTCGCGCACCCTTTCGATCGAGGCGATGGCCGTCAGTGGGTCGCGGTACCGGTCGCCGCGCATCGTGACGAAATTCGGGATATGTCCGAAGACCGGTCCGAAGGTGTTGCCGCACAGACATACCCGTTGTTCAGGAAGCCAGACGACCATCGAGTCGGTGGTCTCCCCGCCCGGTGTTGCCAGCAGTTCGATGGTGCGGCCGCCGACGGTCAGTACCAGCGAGTCGTCCACGTCTATGTCGGCGGAGTGTGCGGCCTGGGCCGGGAGCCGCTTCCCGAACCGCTGCTGGATCGCGGCGATGCCCTTGGCGAGCTTGTCGGAGAACGCGAAGGCGCTGTTGTTGGCGCGGTAGGCCAGCAGACGCTCGTTGTCGTCGCGCCAGTGACGCCAGTTGGCCTGCGCCACCACCTGCGTCTGCGGGTCGCGCATCGTATCGAGTCCGCCGACGTGGTCGTAGTGGCCCTGCGTGACGATGATGTAGCGGATGGGGGACGAATCGACGGCGTCGAAATTCGCTCGGTGGACCTGGCTTTCGAATCCCATCCCGGTGTTGACGACGACGCGGCCGTCGGTGGTGGTCAGCAGATAGGTGTTCGACAGTCCAGGCGAGCACCAGACGCCGGGTACCACTTCCTCGGCGTGTTCGGCCGCTGCCGGGGCGAGAGCATCGGCGCCAGGACGACTGCGGTAGATCGGTTCTTCGCTCAACTAGTGTCCTTCGGGTCGCACATCGAATCGTTCGAAGTAGAAGGCGAATTGCGAGCGTAGTTCGTCGGGCGACACCCCGAAGTGCCTTTGCAGCTCATAGCGCACCGACCCGTGCTTGCCGCGCGGGTTGCTGTCCAGATACGCCTGGAACGCCCTGCGGACCTTGGAGGTGAGCTCGACGCCCGCGCGTGCGTACAGGTCGTCGAGCAGATCGATCTCGTGGCCGTTGAGGTGGTGAAAGCCGATATCGACGCTGCGCTCGGCTGGCACCAGCCCCCGGTCCCGCACGCAGCCGCGCAACAGCCGCTCGACCCGGTCCGACCAATAGTCGAGCAGCCACTGCGGTTCGATGCTGCGGCGACGGAGCCGGTCGGAGTAGGCCATCATCGTGATGGCGGACTGGATCACCGCGACGGGATCGCGATGGGTGAAAGCGACGGTGGCATCGGGGAACGTCGACATCAGCGGGCCGAGTTGCTCGCAGTGCTGTGGCGACTTCAGCACCCAGGTACGGGGACCGCGCAGGAACGTCAATGCCTGCAGGACTTTTTTCAGGTATCCGTAGTGCCGGGTTTGGTCGAGGCTGAGATAGAGGTCTCGCCAGTCGGGGACGCGGGCGTGCCATTCAAGGACATACCCGGCGAAGTCCAGGTCGAGAATCTCGACTTCCTCTTCGATCGCCTCGGGGAAGCGGTCATGCATGGCGGCGGTGGCGGGAGCGCTGATCATCATCGCCTCGTGCTCGTTCTTCGCGCGGGTGTACCGCGGGTCGACGCCGTTGACATCGGGACCCTGGCCCGGGATCGGCAGCGGCTCTTGGCTTTCCCAGTAGGGCAGCGCGCGGCGACGTGGATCGGCGGCCAGCAGGTTGACCAGATGCGTCGTTCCCGAGCGCGGCATCCCCACCACGATGAACGGCTTCTCGATCGGAATCGACTCGATCTCCGGGTGGCGCTTGAGCAATTCGGTCAACGACAGCCGGTTGCGCAGCAGCCTCACAATGCGTTGACGCAGCGTTCCGCGGATCAACTGTGTCAGGCCGCCGTCGTCGTCGATCGCCCCGACGTAGGCGGCAACCCGGTCCCAGAAACCGTCGTCCGCGGCGAAGTCGTCGGCCCCCGCCTCGGCGACGGCCTCGGCGACCATCCGATCGATGTCCAGGTCGACATGGCGGCTTTCGGTGTGTTCGAGAATCTGCCGCTGGACATCGGTCAGCTGCGGTGCGGTCAGGTCGTCGAAGCTGAGCTCAGCCGTGCTGCCCATCGCCGGTCCTCGGATGTGATTGCGTGATTCGAATATTCGACATACTGTTCGATATTGTGACGCTGAACGTAGACGCCGGAAGCGGACGCCGTCAAGTGCCCTCCCCGCCTACCGAACGCGTCGTGGCGGTGATGCACCTGCTGGCCGCCCACCCGGAGCGCAACTTCTCGCTCGCGGACATCTGCCGCAGTCTCGGCATCAGCCGCGCCACCGGCCACGCCATCCTGGCCACGCTCGCTCACCACCGCTGGGTCGTGCGGCACGAATCCTCGGCGAGCTACTCGTGGGGTCCGGCCATCGGCGCACTGGCCCGACCGACGAACGACCGAGAATTCCGCCCCCTGCTGGAGAATCTGTCCGAAACCGTTGGCGCGCAGGTCTTCTTGGCCCGGCGCGAGAATGCGTCGCTGGTGGTCACCGACTCGGTGGGGGATTCGCTCACCGCTCCGCGCGTCACGGCGGGTTTGCGCATGCCGCTGGTGGCGCCGTTCGGGCGCGATTATGTGGCGTGGGCGGGGGAGCCGGCCATCAAGGCGTGGCTCGCTGGGATAGGTGAACCGTCGACCAGACTGCGCAGGCGGCTGACCGCTGTGCTCGCCCAGGTGCGCGAGCGTGGCTATGTGATCGAACGGCTCAGTCGTGAATATGTCCGTGTCTATATGGCCCTGCGTGCGCTGGCCGCCGACGGCGAGCCCGACGAGATCACGGCCCGGTTGGCCGGGGCATTCGCCGATCTGGCGCTGGTCGATTATCTGCCCGCCGAACTCGACGGTAGCTCCGACCATCAGGTGGCGACCATTTCGGTGCCGGTCAAGGACTCCGACGGGCTGGTGTCGATGTCGATCACCGCGGCGCCGTTCCGCGGGCTGAACGCCAGCGAGATCCGCAAGATCGGGGCCGCGGTATGCGATGCCGCCCGACGGATCGAAGAGAGCCGCTAAACGCTCGGAGTGGTCTTTCTGGGTCAACGCATGTGCGGTGAGCAGCGGGCGGAGTGCTATGCCGTTTCGCCGGTCGATCGGTGGGTAAGTCGCATGGGCGTCGCTTCCGATGCGCCAGGAGGGGTACATGACGTCGACAGCTAGAGCAGATACCGGCGAAGACGCCGCCGACGCCGCGGACAAACTCAAACGCAAGATCACCGGACCGTTGTTGTTCATGTTCATCCTCGGCGACGTGCTGGGGGCCGGCATTTACGCGTTGATGGGTGTGTTGTCCGAAGACGTCGGCGGGATGTTGTGGGCGCCGCTGCTCGTTGCCCTGCTGCTTGCCCTGCTGACGGCGGGCTCTTACGCCGAACTGGTCACCAAGTACCCCAAGGCCGGTGGCGCCGCGGTCTTCGCCGAGCGCGCATACCGACAGCCCATGGTGTCGTTTCTGGTCGGCTTCTGCATGCTCGCCGCGGGGGTGACCAGCGCCGCCGGACTCGCGCTGGCATTCGCCGGCGACTATCTCGCCACCTTCGTCGACGTTCCGGCGATCCCCGCCGCCATCGGGTTTCTGGCTCTCGTCGCCTGCCTGAACGCCAGAGGAATCAGCGAATCGGTCAAGAGCAACGTCGTGATGACGGTCATCGAGCTGACGGGTCTGCTCGTCGTCGTCGTCGCGGTGTCGGTAATGGTTGGCGGCGGACGCGGCGACATCAACCGCTCAGTCCAGCTTCCCGAGAGCGCGACGCCTGCCGTCGCGATCTTGGCCGGTGCGATCGTCGCGTATTACTCCTTCGTCGGGTTCGAGACCTCGGCCAACGTCGCCGAGGAGATCCGCAATCCGGGCAAGGTCTATCCCGCAGCGCTTTTCGGCGCGCTCATCACCGCGGGTGTCCTCTACGCCCTGGTCGGAATCGCGAGCGCCATCGCCCTGCCGTCGAGTGAACTGTCGGGATCGTCCGGACCCCTGCTGGCGGTTGTAGCGGCGTCCGGCGTTGGCATTCCGGACTGGTTGTTCAGTGCGATCGCGCTCGTCGCCGTCGCCAACGGCGCGCTGCTGACCATGATCATGTCGAGCCGGCTTGCCTATGGCATGGCCGAGCACGGGCTGCTTCCCGGCGCGCTGAGCCGCGTGCTGCCGCAGCGACGAACGCCCTGGGTGGCCATCGTGGCGACGACGGTGGTGGCCATGTTGCTCACCCTGGTCGGAGATCTGTCGACGCTCGCGGAGACTGTCGTCCTGCTGCTGTTGATCGTCTTCATCTCGACCAACGTCGCCGTGCTGGTCCTGCGCTGCGACACAGTCGAGCACTCTCACTTCCGGGTATGGACCGCGGTCCCCGTTCTCGGCGTGGCGTCCTGCGTACTGCTGCTCACCCAGCAGACCGCCAAAGTCTGGCTCTTCGCGGCCATCCTCTTGGTTGTGGGTGTGGTGCTTTACCTTTCGGCGCGAGTGGCAACTCGGCGTGCGAATCGCACATGAGGTCCATCGCTAGCTACGGTGGTTGACGCGCTCGTGGACGGTCATGATGAGGTGATCGAATTCGGTACGAAGCGCTGACGTCACCTCGGTGAGGGAGTCGAGCTCGGCAACCAGTCGGTTGGCCAGTGCGCGCAGTTTCGTGTTGTTCTCCTGCGATCGCCACTGCAGAAGCTTGAAGGCTTGCTCTTCGTTCATGCCGTAGACGAGCCTCAGCGCTCCCTTGGCCTGCTCGATCACCGCACGTGCTTCAAAGAGCTTCGGCAGGGTCTTGTCGAGATTGTCTCGATGGCCTTGTTCCAGCACATCGGTGAGATCGATGTAGTGGCCGCTCGCGCCAACTACTGCATCGGTCGCATCGAGCATCCGCTCCGCGACCACAATCAGGTTTCGCTCCCGGCCGGCAGTGTCGCAGAGGCGGTGCCGACTGGAGAACGACCCGCCCGAATACCGGGCCTGGTCGAGAAGGTCTTCCACGCTATCTCGTTCGTCGGGGTGCTGGTGCGACAACACCAGAGCGGATGTCGGCTCGACGGATCCAGGCGCATATCCGTGGATCCGATACATCTCGTCAGACCATTCCCAGCGCTGACCTTCAAACCAGAAGCGGAAACTGCCAACCCGCGGATCGGCGTTGTATCGGTGTATCGCGCCATCGGCGTATATCCCCGTGGCATCGAGTTCGGGAGACCCCGCGCCGACCGGGACGTCATCTCGCCCGTACCCGCTGTGAGGCATGACGTCACTCCCGTTCCGTAGATTCCCTGTTTACGTAGACCAGATAATCTATGGCACTAGCAATAGATTTTATATAGCACTAGCGCTGGACTTGCGCAACAAACAGCACATATATTGGCTGGGAGAAGTCACACATTTCCCATCGGCACCACTGAAGGTTTGCGCTACCGATGACCGAGGACGAGACCACCAAGCCCGGCCCGCCCGCGACGGACCGCGGGGTGTACGGCATCTCCGTGGCCGCCGAGCTGTCCGGCGTCAGCAAGCAGTCGCTGCGTCTGTATGAAAGCCACGGGCTTGTGACGCCGGTCCGCAGCCCTGGGGGCACCCGGCGCTACAGCGCGGACGACCTGGTTCGCCTGCAGCGCGTGAGCGAACTCGTCGCCGCGGGAATCAATCTCGCAGGCATCGCCCGCATCCTCTCGCTGGAAGACCAGAACGACGTTCTCAGCGACCGCAACGTCACGCTGAAAGGTGACATCCACGCTCTGCGCGCTGAGAACAAGCGTCGCAGAACGCCGAAGCAGTCATAGATCGCCGCGAAGTCGGGACTGCGGTACGCGATGTCGCCCGCCACATCGAAGAGAGCCGCTAGAGTCCGTCGCCATGACCGGTGACGACAGTGTAGGTCTGTCCGGCTCGCCGGACGGTGTCCCGCGGATCGACGACTGGAACCGGCTGCTCGACGGGCGGGTCGTAGTCGTCACCGGCGGTGGTGACGGAATCGGCGCGGGCATCGCCCGACTGTTCGCCCAACACGGAGCCCTCGTCGAAGTCGCCGAGGTCGATGCTGAACGCGCGGACTACATCTACGACGACGTGTCCAGCGCCGGCGGATCGATCCGCTGCCATGTCGTCGATGTCACCAACGACGACGATGTCGCCAAGCTCGCCGAGGCCGTGCTCTCCGAACATGGTCGGGTCGACGTCCTTGTCAACAACGTGGGGGACTACCGGCCGCTGGTGCCGTTTCACCATTCGACGCCGGAGTCGTGGCAACAGCAGTACGACATGAACCTGCGTCATGTCTTCGCCGTCACAAGGGCTTTCGTCCCGTCGATGATCGACGCCCACCGCGGCAGCATCGTCACCGTGCATTCGGTGGAGGGCATGCGGGGCTACCCCAAAGACCCGGTGTACGGGGCGATGAAAGCTGCGGCGGCGCACTTCACCACCTGTCTGGCCGTGGATCTCGGGCGGCACGGCATCCGTGTCAACGGCATCGGAACCGACCTCTCTCAGACGCCCCAGGTCGACTATTTGACCGGCTATGAGGACGTCGGCGAGCTGTGGGCGTCGTGGGCGCCGGTGGGCCGGGTCGGATGGCCGGAGGACCAGGCCCGGGTCGCGCTATTCCTGGCATCAGATCAGTCGGCGTTCGTCACCGGCCACAACATTCCCGTCGACGGCGGCACCAAAGCCGGTGGCGGATGGCTCTTCTCGCCACGGGAGGGCCGCTTCGTCAACAGATCGAGGAACCTGTGAG
The sequence above is drawn from the Mycobacterium gallinarum genome and encodes:
- a CDS encoding LLM class flavin-dependent oxidoreductase, which encodes MTMAILRFNFAAPQDDPAARRDRIQAAMELSSWSETRGVSAVSFDEHHQSGHGWSCNPVMTAAILLSRTERVVASVDCTLGPLWHPVRLAEDIAMADTIGGGRLIVTIGMGYRPVEYELFGTPFDKRGRLMDDLLDTLMSLWSSPDFTPGPLTRPHPTVFVGGSVRATARRAARHGLPLNLPSHLPELADYYRELCAEAGHTPIVVMPPPRSRGMVFLHEDPDRAWAELGEHYLWEAGVYSGWGGGEVHSFMHGTEKIETLDDVKAAGRYRFMSPEQLVADVKENPHDHVVLHPLVGAMPIEEAWKSVQLLTDEVLPALKGRR
- a CDS encoding TVP38/TMEM64 family protein; its protein translation is MSDIEEPPPASRRRHIVRLAVVVAFLLGLFYLVAIVRVIDVEAVRNVVAATGPAAPVAYVVASALLGAVFVPGPILAAGSGVLFGPVVGLAVTLGATVGTAIIASLIGRRAGRASARELLGTARADRLDSLIERRGLWAVVGQRFVPGVSDALASYAFGAFGVPLWQMAVGAFIGSVPRAFVYTALGASIGDLNSPLAYVAVAIWCLTAVVGAFATHHGYRRWRARSTSH
- a CDS encoding SDR family NAD(P)-dependent oxidoreductase; protein product: MTARATFDFTGTKALITGGTSGIGHATATLFRDAGATVTITGTKAGPGDYDTDLTGMTYRQLILTDTDSIDQLVSATSTLDVLVNNAGANFPGGLNEAEPDGFEASVALNLTAPYRLTVGLRKALAASGGASVVFLSSLSALRAVTMVPGYGAAKAGIASLTHNLAVKWAPRGIRVNAVVPGVIDTPMTELAQTVPEIIDAELARIPLGRLGTPAEIAGTIAFLCTEQSSYTSGALFIVDGASTSQ
- a CDS encoding RND family transporter, which translates into the protein MRLSETSTERSRIARFIRVMSVPILLGWLVLTVATNTLLPSLEKVGADQTVSMNPTAAPSYISMKRIGQNFEEFESDSSAMIVLESDLPLGAEAHRYYDRLIDRVQADDAHVEHVEDFWGDPLTAAGAQSNDGKSAFVQIYLRGDQGESLANESLEAVRGIVDSAPPPPGLNVYVTGSAALWADQQHAGDNSILMVTMITFVVIIVMLLLVYRSIRTVIMVILMVFVVLGVSRGAVAFLGYHEIIGLSTFAVQLLTLLVIAAATDYAIFLIGRYQEARGAGEDRESAYYTMFHGTAHVVLGSGLTIAGAMLCLSFTKLPYFQTLGVPCAVGTLVAVAAALTLGPAVVAIGSRFGLFEPKRSIKSRGWRRLGTVVVRWPGPVLVATLALALVGLLTLPGYKSSYNDRVYLPADIPANVGYSAAERHFGVARMNPELLMVESDHDLRNSADFLVIDKIAKAIFRVPGIARVQAITRPDGKPIEHTSIPFLIGMQGTTQQMNEKYLQDRMADMLVQADEMNTTIATMEKMSSLTAEMAATTHSMVGKIKDMTVDIAELRDNIANFDDFFRPLRNYFYWEPKCFNIPVCWALRSIFDTLDGVDTMTDDIQQLLPDMERLDQLMPQMVTLMPPMIQTMKTMRSMMLTMYATQKGMQDQMSAMQDNSGAMGEAFDQSMNDDSFYLPPEVFDNADFKKGMENFISPDGKSVRFIIEHEGDPATNEGIARIDPLRTAVKEAIKGTPLEGSTIYLSGSAATFKDMKDGNTYDLLIAGIAAVALIFAIMLMITRSAVASAVIVGTVLISLGASFGLSVLLWQYILGIELHWMVLAMSVIILLAVGSDYNLLLVSRFKEELHHGLNTGIIRAMAGTGSVVTSAGLVFAFTMATFAVSPMIVMGQTGTAIALGLLFDTLVVRSFMTPSIAALLGRWFWWPQVIRTEASQRRLNAKGIGASR
- a CDS encoding R2-like ligand-binding oxidase; translated protein: MDRNHSDSLAAGGLNWDSLPLKLFAGGNAKFWDPAAIDFSRDRADWEAMSELERDWATRLCAQFIAGEEAVTQDIQPFMAAMRAEGRLGDEMYLTQFAFEEAKHTQVFRMWLDAVGLTDDLQHYLDDLPSYRQMFYEELPKSLNALATDPSPAAQVRASATYNHVIEGMMALTGYYAWHRICVDNGILPGMQELVRRIGDDERRHMAWGTFTCRRHVAADDANWDVFEKQMAELIPLALRNTDDAFALYDEIPFNFTMDEFTAYATDKGMRRLGTIGSARGRPLAEIDVDYSPVQLEDAFADEDKKALAASA